The proteins below are encoded in one region of Qipengyuania sp. HL-TH1:
- the zwf gene encoding glucose-6-phosphate dehydrogenase, which produces MSVNADRLLLFGATGDLAQRMLLPSLCALDADGLLEPDLKIVGTARSEMTTREYRDWARAALEKNLPDHRRSGVATFLNRLSYVPVDATTLDGYDELAKEVGTYDKGLAIFLSTAPSLFEPTIDGLVHAGLTEGNVRIGLEKPLGTDLASSEEINNAVAKAFSEDRIFRIDHYLGKETVQNLLALRFANLLFEPVWNATYIDHVQITVAETIGLESRVAYYDDSGALRDMVQNHMLQLLALVAMEPPTSFDSTAVRDEKVKVLRALRPIAKGETVTGQYRAGAVDGAAVPGYDEELGKPSDTETFVALKAHVDNWRWKGVPFYLRTGKRLPERVTEIVIQFRCIPHSIFEGRGASTKPNRLVIGIQPEENVQLSMMAKVPGLDREGIRLRQVPLDIAMPDAFSGTVRRIAYERLLLDLIEGDQTLFVRRDEVEAQWEWIDAIRALWEHEEIAPKPYGAGSWGPSAAIALAERDGVTWHDE; this is translated from the coding sequence ATGAGTGTGAACGCCGACCGCCTGCTGCTCTTCGGCGCGACCGGAGACCTCGCGCAGCGCATGCTGCTGCCCTCGCTCTGCGCGCTGGATGCCGACGGCCTGCTCGAGCCGGACCTCAAAATCGTCGGCACCGCCCGCTCGGAAATGACCACGCGCGAATACCGCGACTGGGCCCGCGCCGCGCTGGAGAAAAATCTCCCCGACCACCGCCGCAGCGGTGTCGCCACCTTCCTCAACCGCCTCAGCTACGTACCCGTCGATGCCACGACGCTCGACGGCTATGACGAGCTCGCCAAGGAAGTCGGCACCTATGACAAGGGTCTGGCGATCTTTCTGTCGACCGCGCCCAGCCTGTTCGAACCGACCATCGACGGGCTCGTCCATGCCGGGCTGACCGAAGGCAATGTCCGCATCGGGCTGGAAAAACCGCTCGGCACAGATCTCGCCAGCAGCGAGGAAATCAACAATGCGGTCGCCAAGGCGTTCAGCGAAGACCGCATTTTCCGCATCGACCACTACCTCGGCAAGGAGACGGTGCAGAACCTGCTCGCGCTGCGCTTTGCCAATCTGCTGTTCGAGCCGGTCTGGAACGCGACCTATATCGATCACGTCCAGATTACCGTCGCCGAAACGATCGGGCTGGAATCGCGCGTCGCCTATTACGACGACAGCGGCGCCCTGCGCGACATGGTGCAGAACCACATGCTGCAATTGCTCGCGCTGGTGGCGATGGAGCCGCCGACCAGCTTCGATTCCACCGCCGTGCGCGACGAGAAGGTCAAGGTCCTGCGCGCGCTGCGACCGATCGCAAAGGGCGAAACCGTGACGGGCCAGTACCGCGCGGGCGCGGTCGATGGGGCCGCGGTGCCCGGCTATGACGAGGAACTGGGCAAGCCCAGCGACACCGAAACCTTCGTCGCATTGAAGGCGCATGTCGACAATTGGCGCTGGAAGGGCGTGCCCTTCTACCTGCGCACCGGCAAACGCCTGCCCGAACGCGTGACCGAAATCGTGATCCAATTCCGCTGCATCCCGCATTCGATCTTCGAAGGCCGCGGCGCGAGCACCAAGCCCAACCGCTTGGTCATCGGCATCCAGCCCGAAGAAAACGTCCAGCTGTCGATGATGGCCAAGGTGCCGGGGCTCGACCGCGAGGGCATCCGCCTGCGGCAGGTACCGCTCGATATCGCCATGCCCGATGCCTTTTCCGGCACGGTCCGCCGGATCGCCTACGAGCGCCTGCTGCTCGACCTGATCGAAGGGGACCAGACGCTGTTCGTCCGCCGGGACGAGGTCGAGGCGCAATGGGAGTGGATCGATGCGATCCGCGCATTGTGGGAGCATGAGGAAATCGCGCCCAAGCCCTATGGCGCGGGCAGCTGGGGGCCCAGCGCGGCCATCGCGCTGGCCGAACGCGACGGAGTGACCTGGCATGACGAATAA
- a CDS encoding transglutaminase family protein, whose product MPISIETRFAFHLPAPTDVLLQFEVAAIPEQTILSSETRLGDSEHCARVPARDHIGERIWIRAEGDFEVDYRARVDLNRQLDTLEDMAALAPHELPGEAVEYLFDSRYCPADDFQSFVEAQFAGTTGGARVAAIRDWIAEHFTYTPGSSTTETGAAETFISRKGICRDYAHVLVTLARASTIPARYVACFAPGVQPPDFHAIAEVFLADPSRADGGTWQLVDATGMADPAETVKIGVGRDAADVSFLTSFGPNDFRSSSVSVKKE is encoded by the coding sequence ATGCCGATCTCCATCGAAACCCGCTTCGCCTTCCACCTGCCCGCACCCACCGATGTGCTGCTGCAGTTCGAGGTGGCTGCCATCCCCGAACAGACGATCCTGTCGAGCGAGACACGGCTGGGGGACAGCGAACATTGTGCCCGCGTCCCCGCGCGCGACCATATCGGCGAACGGATCTGGATCCGTGCCGAGGGCGATTTCGAAGTCGACTATCGCGCACGCGTCGACCTCAACCGGCAACTCGATACGCTGGAAGATATGGCCGCCCTCGCCCCGCACGAGCTGCCCGGCGAAGCGGTCGAATACCTCTTCGACAGCCGCTATTGTCCCGCGGACGATTTCCAGTCCTTTGTCGAGGCGCAGTTTGCCGGCACCACCGGCGGTGCGCGGGTGGCCGCGATCCGCGACTGGATCGCCGAACATTTCACTTACACGCCCGGCAGTTCGACCACCGAAACCGGGGCCGCGGAAACCTTCATCTCGCGCAAGGGCATCTGCCGCGACTATGCGCATGTTCTGGTGACGCTCGCGCGCGCCAGCACGATCCCCGCGCGCTATGTCGCCTGTTTTGCCCCCGGCGTGCAGCCCCCCGATTTCCATGCGATAGCAGAGGTCTTCCTGGCCGATCCAAGCCGCGCCGACGGGGGGACCTGGCAGCTGGTCGATGCGACGGGCATGGCCGACCCGGCCGAAACCGTGAAAATCGGCGTCGGTCGCGATGCCGCCGATGTCAGCTTTCTCACCAGTTTTGGCCCCAACGACTTTCGCTCCAGCTCGGTCAGCGTGAAGAAAGAATAG
- a CDS encoding EAL domain-containing protein, with product MGDQRISNLAGPIVTHGRLLFRGGLIERLRHVLWAGLISLAMYAVFLFQPIDQFLWLVQSRAADRSPTGDVVFVASDEALNDPDVPEKRYEVAAALDELDRRGVGKVFLDVSFAESGDSNADKRLARAIADLGPRITLVNRIVEGTGVDEFLRTTSPAIGGTAPHVVSDQTDRNWLGFAWELHYAYEVNGKQVRSFGAAIAGVEAKPKATFSVDYGFALDRIPVLPLATLSKSSSEGATIPVEITGKTIVVGHTGRVPGSQQAMPRKIDAAASYVDIYAGESLKAGYTGNLRGPMVLSLFASLLLIALLVCRPRKHRWIAYSGIALLAPVLLFASAKIGVRVELSYALGFLVVYAAFRSRMRWKRRVEMVNPDTGLPKLRALEARLVRDSIGNGHIVIAKIQNYERVLKTLRADDKGSYVLKLVDRLRAADPNLAVYSEGHSLGWHVASDETDAVVEHLEGLRAIFAAPVQVGGFSVDVGITFGVASIEGDPPARLAAAVAAAEETSEAHNPIAIAETGSETDLLWDISLRARIDEAMEAGEIYCVYQPKIDLASKSMVGVEALVRWHDPARGFISPLHFIQQCEKAGRMEHLTRYVLQSACSAGQLLHFRGRTISMSVNISATLLGDMRVVGLVRNVLQATRFDPQYLTLEITETARISDHNVASSILQELRSIGVRIAMDDFGVGAASYEAFYELPFDEIKIDRLFITNIAKDPKARAIVSSIAAMGREARITVVAEGLENPQDIALLEHVGCQQVQGFAFSRPLSLSNLLEYQDFTSDRAIANMV from the coding sequence ATGGGTGACCAACGCATCTCGAACCTTGCCGGGCCAATTGTGACCCATGGCCGTCTGCTGTTCCGCGGAGGGCTGATCGAGCGCTTGCGCCACGTATTGTGGGCAGGGCTGATCAGTCTGGCGATGTATGCGGTTTTCCTGTTCCAGCCTATCGATCAGTTCCTCTGGCTGGTACAATCGCGCGCCGCCGATCGCAGCCCGACGGGCGATGTGGTCTTCGTCGCCTCCGACGAGGCGCTGAACGATCCCGACGTTCCCGAGAAGCGCTATGAAGTTGCCGCCGCATTGGACGAGCTCGACCGCAGAGGCGTGGGGAAAGTCTTCCTCGACGTTTCATTCGCGGAATCTGGGGATTCGAATGCCGATAAACGCCTTGCGCGCGCCATCGCCGACCTCGGGCCGCGTATCACACTGGTCAACCGGATCGTCGAAGGAACCGGCGTAGACGAATTTCTCCGCACGACCTCACCGGCTATTGGTGGTACCGCACCCCATGTCGTGTCCGACCAGACCGACCGCAACTGGCTGGGTTTTGCGTGGGAGCTTCACTACGCCTACGAGGTCAATGGCAAACAGGTCCGGTCCTTCGGTGCAGCGATTGCCGGTGTAGAAGCCAAACCCAAAGCCACGTTCTCGGTCGACTATGGCTTCGCTCTCGATCGCATTCCCGTCTTGCCCCTCGCCACTTTGTCGAAGAGCAGCTCCGAAGGTGCCACCATTCCGGTCGAAATTACCGGGAAGACCATCGTGGTCGGCCACACCGGCCGGGTGCCCGGAAGCCAACAAGCCATGCCGCGCAAGATCGACGCAGCGGCGAGCTATGTCGATATCTATGCCGGGGAGTCGCTGAAAGCGGGCTACACCGGCAATCTTCGTGGACCTATGGTTCTGTCGCTGTTCGCATCCTTGTTACTGATCGCCTTGTTGGTATGTCGGCCGAGGAAGCATCGCTGGATTGCGTATTCGGGGATTGCCCTCCTCGCGCCCGTCCTCCTGTTTGCCTCTGCAAAGATCGGCGTCCGGGTCGAGCTCTCCTATGCTCTCGGGTTTCTGGTGGTTTATGCAGCCTTCCGCTCGCGCATGCGCTGGAAGCGTCGCGTCGAAATGGTCAATCCGGACACCGGACTGCCGAAATTGCGCGCGCTCGAGGCGCGGCTGGTGCGCGATTCGATTGGCAATGGTCACATCGTCATCGCCAAGATCCAGAATTACGAACGCGTTTTGAAAACGCTACGGGCGGACGACAAGGGCAGCTATGTTCTCAAGCTCGTCGACCGGCTGCGCGCCGCCGATCCAAACCTCGCGGTTTACAGCGAAGGCCATAGCCTCGGCTGGCATGTGGCGAGCGACGAAACCGATGCGGTCGTAGAGCATCTCGAAGGACTGCGCGCGATCTTTGCCGCCCCGGTCCAAGTCGGCGGCTTCTCGGTCGATGTAGGCATTACCTTCGGGGTCGCATCGATCGAGGGCGATCCGCCCGCTCGCCTGGCGGCTGCCGTCGCGGCGGCCGAGGAAACGTCCGAGGCCCATAATCCGATCGCCATCGCCGAAACGGGGTCCGAGACCGATCTCCTCTGGGACATCTCGCTCCGCGCGCGGATCGACGAGGCGATGGAAGCCGGTGAGATTTACTGCGTCTACCAGCCCAAGATCGACCTGGCGTCGAAATCCATGGTCGGGGTCGAAGCGTTGGTACGCTGGCATGATCCGGCCCGCGGTTTCATTTCGCCGCTGCACTTTATCCAGCAGTGCGAAAAGGCCGGGCGGATGGAGCATCTGACCCGCTACGTCCTGCAAAGCGCCTGCTCCGCTGGTCAGCTCCTGCATTTCCGCGGCCGGACCATCTCCATGTCGGTCAACATCTCGGCCACCCTGCTGGGCGACATGCGCGTGGTTGGGCTGGTGCGCAACGTGTTGCAGGCGACGCGGTTCGATCCCCAGTATCTGACGCTCGAGATCACCGAGACGGCGCGTATCTCCGATCACAACGTGGCTTCGAGCATCCTTCAGGAACTGCGCTCGATCGGCGTGCGCATTGCCATGGACGATTTCGGCGTCGGTGCGGCCAGCTACGAAGCGTTCTACGAATTGCCGTTCGACGAGATCAAGATCGACCGGCTCTTCATTACCAATATCGCCAAGGACCCGAAGGCCCGAGCCATCGTGTCGAGCATCGCGGCAATGGGCCGCGAAGCACGAATCACCGTGGTGGCAGAGGGCCTTGAGAACCCGCAAGACATCGCCTTGCTCGAGCATGTCGGGTGCCAGCAGGTGCAGGGTTTTGCATTTTCTCGTCCTCTCTCATTATCCAATCTTTTGGAATATCAGGACTTTACGTCAGACAGGGCCATCGCAAACATGGTTTAG
- the rimO gene encoding 30S ribosomal protein S12 methylthiotransferase RimO, with translation MSTTTTAIPDQKKVGMVSLGCPKALVDSERILTRLRADGYAMSPDYAGADVVLVNTCGFLDSAKEESLQAIGEAIAENGRVIVTGCMGEEADAIRAAHPQVLAVTGAHQYEQVVDAVHTHAPPSQGPYVDLIPQPDIKLTPRHYSYLKISEGCNHSCAFCIIPDLRGKLASRRIDAVLREAEKLVAAGTKELLVISQDTSAYGVDTRHEERLWKGNPVRAHMTDLARELGQLDIGGGTPPWVRLHYVYPYPHVDAVIPLMAEGLLTPYLDIPFQHASPKVLRAMRRPANEAKVLERLKGWREICPEIAIRSSFVVGFPGETEDDFKYLLDWLEEAQLDRVGAFRFEPVEGARANALPDPVPEEIKEERYARVMEVTERISAAKLAAKVGRNIPVIIDEVGEPDEDGDVGATGRSEADAPEIDGAVYLRNVPQGLAQGDIVTVSIEDSDAHDLFGVVIE, from the coding sequence ATGAGCACGACCACCACCGCAATCCCCGACCAGAAGAAGGTCGGCATGGTATCCCTCGGCTGTCCCAAGGCACTGGTTGATAGCGAGCGCATCCTCACGCGGCTGCGCGCCGACGGCTATGCGATGAGCCCCGATTACGCCGGGGCCGACGTGGTACTGGTCAACACCTGCGGCTTCCTCGATTCCGCCAAGGAAGAGAGCCTGCAGGCGATCGGCGAGGCAATCGCGGAGAACGGCCGCGTCATCGTGACCGGCTGCATGGGCGAAGAGGCCGACGCGATCCGCGCCGCGCATCCGCAGGTGCTCGCAGTGACCGGCGCGCATCAGTACGAGCAGGTCGTCGATGCAGTGCATACGCACGCCCCGCCCAGCCAGGGGCCCTATGTCGACCTGATCCCGCAACCCGACATCAAGTTGACCCCGCGCCACTACAGCTATTTGAAGATTTCGGAGGGCTGCAACCATTCCTGCGCCTTCTGCATCATTCCCGACCTGCGCGGAAAGCTCGCCAGCCGCCGGATCGACGCAGTGCTGCGCGAAGCCGAAAAGCTGGTTGCGGCGGGCACGAAGGAACTGCTGGTCATCAGCCAGGATACCAGCGCCTACGGTGTCGATACCCGCCACGAGGAACGGCTGTGGAAGGGTAACCCCGTCCGCGCGCATATGACCGACCTCGCGCGCGAGCTGGGCCAGCTCGATATCGGCGGCGGCACACCGCCGTGGGTGCGGCTGCACTACGTCTATCCCTATCCGCATGTCGACGCGGTCATCCCGCTGATGGCCGAAGGCCTGCTGACGCCCTATCTCGACATTCCCTTCCAGCATGCGAGCCCCAAGGTGCTGCGCGCGATGCGGCGCCCCGCAAACGAAGCCAAGGTGCTCGAACGGCTTAAGGGCTGGCGCGAGATCTGCCCCGAGATCGCGATCCGCTCCAGCTTCGTGGTCGGCTTCCCCGGCGAGACCGAGGACGATTTCAAATATCTGCTCGACTGGCTCGAAGAAGCCCAGCTCGACCGCGTGGGCGCGTTCCGCTTCGAACCGGTCGAAGGCGCGCGGGCCAACGCCCTGCCCGATCCGGTACCCGAAGAGATCAAGGAAGAACGCTACGCCCGCGTGATGGAAGTCACGGAGCGGATCAGCGCTGCCAAGCTGGCGGCCAAGGTCGGCAGGAACATCCCGGTCATCATCGACGAAGTGGGCGAGCCCGACGAGGACGGCGATGTCGGCGCGACCGGTCGCAGCGAGGCCGATGCCCCCGAAATCGACGGCGCGGTGTACCTGCGGAACGTGCCGCAAGGCCTAGCCCAGGGCGATATCGTAACTGTCTCAATTGAGGACAGTGATGCCCACGATCTGTTCGGGGTGGTAATCGAGTAA
- a CDS encoding DUF1761 domain-containing protein, which yields MAEINWLAVLLGALAFFLVGAIWYGVLFSQAWQKAAGMSDEKIQSGNMALIFALTFLAELVISLTLWHGIARSGASDRAVMMMAVGFGATIMVPAIGINYLYLRKTLAHFLIDAGHFIVGMTAMGGVFLLFR from the coding sequence ATGGCCGAAATCAACTGGTTGGCAGTATTGCTGGGGGCGCTGGCGTTCTTTCTGGTGGGCGCGATCTGGTATGGCGTGCTGTTTTCGCAGGCCTGGCAGAAGGCTGCGGGAATGAGCGACGAGAAAATCCAGAGCGGCAATATGGCGCTGATTTTCGCGCTCACGTTTCTCGCCGAGCTCGTGATTTCGCTGACACTGTGGCACGGGATCGCGCGCAGCGGCGCAAGCGACCGGGCGGTGATGATGATGGCCGTCGGCTTCGGCGCCACGATCATGGTGCCCGCGATCGGGATCAATTATCTCTACCTGCGCAAGACCCTCGCGCATTTCCTGATCGATGCGGGCCATTTCATCGTCGGGATGACGGCGATGGGCGGGGTCTTCCTGCTCTTCCGCTAG
- a CDS encoding potassium channel family protein: MSSEKKVDRIAASTRVRTYRGPSFQPLRRAVKLPVWGDLGIRLGAALFLIFVVVLVHWWDREGLVDNLDGEVSFLDVVYFTMISITTTGFGDIAPISDRARLVEAVIVTPIRFAVFFIFVGTAYNFLIKRSWEKWRMARIQEQLSNHIVVLGYGISGSEAVGELIERGTDPSCIVVIDPSEDRLHEAEALGCNVMAADATRDQTLKAVRIAEAQNVLVSAGRDDTTILITLTVRALAPHVPISAVVRADDNESLARQAGANNVINPVRFTGLLLAGSAKGEHIADYLADLASVSGRVQLVEREVTEEECGKTIGELTTGGRGLRVYRNGQALGFWEEECQSLLAGDIVVEIIPTPNGETRGDGHDRDDLDNS; this comes from the coding sequence ATGAGCAGCGAGAAAAAGGTCGACCGGATCGCCGCAAGCACGCGGGTGCGGACCTATCGAGGGCCCAGTTTCCAGCCCTTGCGCCGCGCGGTGAAATTGCCCGTCTGGGGCGATCTGGGGATCCGGCTTGGCGCGGCGCTGTTCCTGATTTTCGTCGTGGTGCTGGTCCATTGGTGGGACCGCGAGGGACTGGTCGACAATCTCGACGGCGAGGTCAGCTTCCTCGACGTCGTCTATTTCACCATGATCTCGATCACCACCACCGGGTTCGGCGACATCGCCCCGATTTCGGACCGTGCAAGGCTGGTCGAGGCAGTCATCGTTACCCCGATCCGCTTTGCGGTGTTCTTCATCTTCGTGGGCACCGCCTACAATTTCCTTATCAAGCGCAGCTGGGAGAAATGGCGCATGGCCCGCATCCAGGAACAGCTCTCGAACCATATCGTGGTGCTCGGTTACGGCATCTCCGGCTCCGAGGCGGTGGGAGAACTGATCGAACGCGGCACCGATCCCAGCTGCATCGTGGTCATCGACCCGAGCGAGGATCGGCTGCACGAGGCCGAAGCGCTCGGCTGCAATGTGATGGCGGCCGACGCGACACGCGACCAGACGCTGAAGGCAGTGCGCATCGCCGAAGCGCAGAACGTGCTGGTTTCGGCCGGACGCGACGATACCACCATCCTGATCACGCTCACCGTGCGCGCGCTGGCGCCGCATGTCCCGATCAGCGCGGTGGTTCGCGCCGACGATAACGAATCGCTCGCGCGGCAGGCGGGCGCGAACAATGTCATCAACCCGGTGCGCTTTACCGGCCTGCTGCTGGCGGGCAGCGCCAAGGGCGAACATATCGCCGACTACCTCGCCGATCTCGCCAGCGTGTCAGGCCGCGTCCAGCTGGTCGAACGCGAAGTCACCGAAGAGGAATGCGGCAAGACCATCGGCGAGCTGACTACCGGCGGGCGCGGGCTGCGCGTCTATCGCAACGGCCAGGCGCTCGGCTTCTGGGAAGAAGAATGCCAGAGCCTGCTCGCGGGCGACATCGTGGTGGAAATCATCCCGACCCCCAATGGCGAAACCCGCGGCGACGGGCACGACCGCGACGATCTGGATAATAGCTAA
- the surE gene encoding 5'/3'-nucleotidase SurE produces MRILLTNDDGIHAPGLAVLEKIARQFSDDIWICAPDEEQSGMGHALTLTRPVRLRKHGERRFSVTGTPTDAVTMGLRKVIEAQPDVILSGVNRGANLADDITYSGTVSAAIEGALAGVRSIAMSQVYTKETRNSDSAFAAATEWGARVLGPLLDTPLPKRTLVNVNFPPIAPDAVKGVRAVRQGFHDYSRGTVVEGRDPRGFQYYWFGLEAIEHTLDHGTDLEAIDEGYISVTPLQLDLTHHSSLGALAARYEG; encoded by the coding sequence ATGCGTATCCTTCTGACCAATGACGACGGCATCCACGCGCCGGGTCTCGCGGTGCTCGAGAAAATCGCGCGGCAGTTCTCCGACGACATCTGGATCTGCGCGCCCGACGAGGAACAGTCGGGCATGGGCCATGCGCTTACCCTCACCCGCCCCGTACGCCTGCGCAAGCATGGCGAACGCCGCTTTTCGGTGACCGGCACGCCGACCGATGCGGTGACCATGGGTCTGCGCAAGGTGATCGAGGCGCAGCCCGACGTGATCCTGTCGGGCGTCAACCGCGGCGCGAACCTCGCCGACGACATCACCTATTCGGGCACCGTCTCGGCGGCGATCGAAGGCGCGCTGGCGGGCGTCCGCTCGATCGCGATGAGCCAGGTCTATACCAAGGAGACCCGCAACAGCGATTCCGCCTTCGCCGCTGCGACCGAATGGGGCGCGCGGGTGCTCGGCCCGCTGCTCGACACGCCGCTGCCCAAGCGCACGCTGGTCAATGTGAACTTCCCCCCGATCGCGCCCGATGCGGTCAAGGGCGTTCGCGCGGTGCGGCAGGGGTTCCACGATTATTCGCGCGGCACGGTCGTCGAAGGACGCGACCCGCGCGGCTTCCAGTATTACTGGTTCGGCCTCGAGGCGATCGAACACACGCTCGACCACGGCACCGACCTCGAGGCGATCGACGAGGGCTATATCTCGGTCACCCCGCTCCAGCTCGACCTGACGCACCATTCGTCGCTCGGCGCGCTCGCGGCACGCTACGAAGGCTGA
- the serS gene encoding serine--tRNA ligase has product MHDIAFIRANPQEFDAALARRGAEPVADRIIALDAQKREATTKVQQAQSRRNEASKAIGQAMGQGDTDKAEALKSEVAEIKASMPEWEEAERAAAAELDHLLATLPNLPAEDVPDGADECDNVEMARWGEKRSFDFEPREHADIGSALGMDFETGTKLSGARFTFLRGDIARLHRALAQFMLDKQTRENGYTECNPPVLVGDDAMYGTDKLPKFAEDSFRTTDDRWLVPTSEVPLTYSVAGDILTGLTQPIRLTAHTLCFRSEAGSAGRDTRGFIRQHQFEKVEMVSICRPEDSEAEHERMTKCAEGILEALELPYRRMLLCTGDMGFGARKTYDLEVWLPGQDAYREISSCSNTGDFQARRMNARYRPEGEKKTAFVHTLNGSGLAVGRTLVAVMENYQQADGSVAVPEALAPYMGGVTKLEPAA; this is encoded by the coding sequence ATGCACGACATCGCCTTTATCCGCGCCAATCCGCAGGAGTTCGACGCCGCCCTCGCCCGCCGTGGGGCCGAACCGGTGGCCGACCGCATCATCGCGCTCGATGCGCAGAAGCGCGAGGCGACGACCAAGGTCCAGCAGGCGCAGAGCCGCCGCAACGAGGCGTCGAAAGCGATCGGCCAGGCGATGGGCCAGGGCGACACGGACAAGGCCGAAGCACTCAAGTCCGAGGTCGCCGAGATCAAGGCGTCGATGCCCGAATGGGAAGAGGCCGAACGCGCTGCGGCGGCAGAACTCGACCATCTGCTGGCGACCTTGCCCAACCTCCCCGCGGAGGATGTGCCCGACGGCGCGGACGAGTGCGACAATGTCGAAATGGCGCGATGGGGCGAGAAGCGCAGTTTCGATTTCGAACCCCGCGAACATGCCGATATCGGCTCCGCGCTGGGAATGGACTTCGAAACCGGCACCAAGCTGTCGGGTGCGCGCTTCACCTTCCTGCGCGGCGACATCGCGCGGCTGCACCGCGCGCTGGCGCAGTTCATGCTCGACAAGCAGACGCGCGAGAACGGCTATACCGAATGCAACCCGCCCGTGCTGGTGGGTGACGACGCGATGTACGGCACCGACAAGCTGCCCAAGTTCGCGGAGGATAGCTTTCGCACCACCGATGATCGCTGGCTGGTCCCGACCTCCGAAGTCCCGCTGACCTATTCGGTCGCAGGCGACATCCTTACCGGTCTCACGCAGCCGATCCGCCTGACCGCGCATACGCTGTGCTTCCGCTCCGAAGCGGGATCGGCGGGCCGCGATACGCGCGGCTTTATCCGCCAGCACCAGTTCGAAAAGGTCGAGATGGTGAGCATCTGCCGCCCCGAAGACAGCGAGGCGGAGCATGAGCGTATGACCAAATGCGCCGAGGGCATCCTCGAAGCGCTCGAGCTGCCCTATCGCCGGATGCTGCTGTGCACGGGCGACATGGGCTTTGGCGCGCGCAAGACCTACGACCTCGAAGTCTGGCTGCCCGGCCAGGATGCCTATCGCGAGATTTCCTCCTGCTCGAACACGGGCGATTTCCAGGCGCGCCGGATGAATGCGCGCTATCGCCCCGAAGGCGAGAAGAAGACCGCTTTCGTCCATACGCTCAACGGTTCGGGCCTCGCAGTCGGCCGCACGCTGGTGGCGGTGATGGAAAACTACCAACAGGCCGATGGCAGCGTCGCCGTCCCCGAAGCGCTGGCCCCCTATATGGGCGGTGTCACCAAACTGGAGCCTGCAGCCTGA